The Drosophila mauritiana strain mau12 chromosome 2R, ASM438214v1, whole genome shotgun sequence genome has a segment encoding these proteins:
- the LOC117138390 gene encoding phosphate carrier protein, mitochondrial: MFKSLFDAAQNSTFKSPFTSVNCQSATPTSAPTSSAVVTPTLRDVAPRQLTPNHNIAAAAVAEGDSCEFGSNHYFLLCGLGGIISCGSTHTMVVPLDLVKCRLQVDPAKYKSVFTGFRISLAEEGVRGLAKGWAPTFIGYSMQGLCKFGLYEVFKKVYGDAIGEENAFLYRTGLYLAASASAEFFADIALAPMEAAKVKIQTTPGFAKTLREALPKMTAQEGVTAFYKGLVPLWMRQIPYTMMKFACFERTLELLYKYVVPKPRADCTKGEQLVVTFAAGYIAGVFCAIVSHPADTVVSKLNQAKGASALDVAKQLGWSGLWGGLVPRIVMIGTLTAAQWFIYDAVKVFLRMPRPPPPEMPESLKKKLGVTGEQ, translated from the exons ATGTTTAAGTCCCTGTTCGATGCCGCGCAGAACTCAACGTTCAAGTCGCCATTCACCAGCGTCAACTGCCAgtcagccacgcccacttccgCCCCCACATCCTCCGCGGTGGTGACCCCCACCCTGAGGGATGTTGCTCCACGCCAGCTGACTCCAAACCACAACAtcgctgccgctgccgttGCCGAGGGTG ACTCCTGCGAATTCGGCTCGAACCACTACTTCCTGCTGTGCGGCCTGGGCGGCATCATCTCGTGCGGCTCCACACACACCATGGTGGTGCCCCTGGATTTGGTCAAGTGCCGCCTGCAGGTGGACCCGGCCAAGTACAAGAGCGTGTTCACCGGCTTCCGCATCAGCTTGGCTGAGGAGGGCGTCCGCGGATTGGCCAAGGGATGGGCACCCACCTTCATCGGCTACTCGATGCAGGGTCTGTGCAAGTTCGGCCTGTACGAGGTCTTCAAGAAGGTGTACGGCGATGCTATCGGCGAGGAGAACGCATTCCTCTACAGAACCGGACTCTATTTGGCTGCATCGGCCTCCGCCGAGTTCTTCGCCGACATCGCCCTGGCGCCCATGGAGGCGGCCAAGGTCAAGATCCAGACCACGCCCGGATTCGCGAAGACATTGCGCGAAGCTCTGCCCAAGATGACGGCCCAGGAGGGCGTGACCGCCTTCTACAAGGGCCTGGTACCATTGTGGATGCGCCAGATCCCGTACACCATGATGAAGTTCGCCTGCTTCGAGCGGACGCTGGAGCTGCTGTACAAGTATGTGGTGCCCAAGCCACGTGCCGATTGCACCAAGGGTGAGCAGTTGGTGGTGACCTTCGCCGCCGGCTACATTGCCGGCGTGTTCTGCGCCATCGTCTCGCATCCGGCGGACACAGTGGTGTCCAAGCTGAACCAGGCCAAGGGTGCCTCCGCCCTGGACGTGGCCAAGCAGCTGGGTTGGTCTG GATTGTGGGGCGGTTTGGTGCCCAGGATCGTGATGATCGGCACATTGACCGCCGCCCAGTGGTTCATCTACGATGCCGTCAAGGTGTTCCTGcgcatgccacgcccaccaccaccagaaaTGCCCGAGTCCCTGAAGAAGAAGCTGGGCGTGACTGGCGAGCAGTAA
- the LOC117138388 gene encoding ATP-dependent RNA helicase DDX24, translating into MVQNKQKTAKPPKLLKGAAKEHALSKAENWQKVKIKGHVISDDCGGYEGLIGLEVLKDYDASLVKSSQKRTTSRNPDRECKLKKKKRKVSKGDEEESSESSTESESEDEVAVAARTSKKARLAERHAQKMQKLREKREKRKELRKQKKSKGKENDNSEESSDEHPADRFALLRPPPSDDEEVAKAEDSADQQESSDEEAPELVPIPTDEAEDVSAWNGLGVPASILRALGEQGFKTPTQIQALTLPAAIHGKKDILGAAETGSGKTLAFGIPMLAGIMELKQRNIRSGIRKAPKVKGQQPEPAADEHELTPPPEELDHVSGASDEESDAEEHTQRVQTPLYGLVLTPTRELAVQVKNHLVAAAKYTGFRVAAIFGGLAVAKQERVLRQCPDIVVATPGRLWELYAQGNRHLGKIEDVSFLVIDETDRMVEKGHFEELRSLLKVLNSDEQKKHQRQNFVYSATLTLVHDLPDHMQKRNVGKRPKFVKQTVDQKIESLIEELGISQPKIVDITSSQQTAQTLTESRLLCPIDHKDYHLYYFIQRHPGRTIVFCNSIDCVKRLATLFGLLDCNPLPLHANMIQKQRLKNLERFRDSPTGLLIATDVAARGLDIPNVEHVIHYQVPRTSENYVHRSGRTARANKHGITVMFMEPGEVKSYVKLYKTLERTEDLPLFPISERFLGAVRERVNLARDLDKEELKLKRVQSERGWMKKHAEEMDMIIDGYNDESGSDQDEDPFVIERRRNRLRVETVRAQLNALLAQPIFPRGFSFKYPNSEATQLATSHTQSAVETMKAAIEDQKQAKKDRNKRKRNA; encoded by the exons ATGGTTCAGAATAAGCAGAAAACAGCGAAGCCACCAAAGCTGCTAAAAGGCGCAGCCAAGGAGCATGCACTTTCGAAGGCGGAAAACTGGCAGAAGGTGAAAATCAAGGGCCACGTGATATCCGACGATTGTGGCGGCTACGAGGGATTAATTGGCCTGGAGGTCCTCAAGGACTACGATGCATCGCTGGTGAAGTCCTCGCAGAAGAGGACCACATCTCGGAATCCAGACAGAGAGTGCAAGCTGAAGAAGAAAAAGAGGAAGGTATCGAAGGGCGACGAGGAGGAATCCAGCGAGAGTTCCACCGAATCCGAAAGCGAGGATGAAGTGGCGGTCGCTGCCAGGACCAGTAAGAAAGCCCGCCTGGCCGAGCGACATGcgcaaaaaatgcaaaaactaCGGGAGAAGCGTGAAAAGCGAAAGGAGCTGCGGAAACAGAAGAAATCGAAGGGCAAGGAAAACGACAACAGCGAGGAATCCAGTGATGAACACCCGGCAGATCGTTTCGCATTGCTCAGACCACCACCATCAGACGACGAAGAAGTGGCCAAGGCGGAAGATTCGGCAGACCAGCAGGAGTCGAGCGACGAAGAAGCTCCCGAATTAGTGCCCATCCCTACGGACGAAGCCGAAGATGTGTCCGCCTGGAACGGCCTGGGTGTTCCCGCTTCCATTCTGCGTGCCCTCGGCGAGCAAGGCTTCAAGACGCCCACACAAATCCAGGCACTGACTCTGCCGGCTGCCATCCACGGCAAAAAGGACATCCTTGGAGCAGCTGAGACGGGCAGCGGAAAAACCCTGGCCTTTGGCATACCCATGCTTGCCGGAATCATGGAGCTGAAGCAAAGGAATATTCGCTCTGGCATACGCAAGGCGCCCAAGGTGAAGGGACAGCAGCCTGAGCCAGCGGCAGATGAGCACGAGCTGACGCCCCCGCCGGAGGAACTGGATCATGTTTCCGGTGCCAGTGATGAGGAGAGCGATGCGGAGGAGCATACCCAGCGTGTGCAGACCCCCCTGTACGGTCTGGTTCTCACACCCACCAGGGAGTTGGCCGTGCAGGTCAAGAATCACCTGGTGGCCGCTGCAAAGTATACAGGCTTTCGAGTGGCAGCCATCTTCGGAGGTCTAGCAGTTGCGAAACAAGAGCGAGTACTTCGCCAGTGCCCGGACATCGTGGTGGCCACGCCTGGTCGCCTCTGGGAACTCTACGCCCAGGGTAACCGACATTTGGGCAAGATCGAGGATGTCAGTTTCCTGGTCATCGACGAAACGGATCGCATGGTGGAGAAGGGACACTTCGAAGAGCTGCGCAGTCTACTCAAGGTTCTCAATTCGGACGAGCAGAAGAAGCATCAGCGCCAAAATTTTGTTTACTCGGCCACTCTGACGTTGGTCCATGATCTTCCCGATCACATGCAGA AGCGAAATGTGGGTAAGCGACCCAAGTTCGTGAAACAGACGGTGGATCAGAAGATTGAAAGTCTTATTGAGGAGTTGGGCATCTCCCAGCCGAAGATTGTGGATATAACCAGCTCGCAGC AGACCGCACAAACATTGACCGAGAGCCGTCTGCTGTGCCCCATTGATCACAAGGACTACCACCTTTACTACTTCATTCAGCGCCATCCCGGACGCACCATTGTTTTTTGCAATTCCATCGACTGCGTGAAACGACTGGCCACGCTCTTCGGGCTGCTGGACTGCAATCCTCTGCCCCTGCATGCCAACATGATCCAGAAGCAGCGTCTGAAGAACCTGGAGCGATTCCGTGACAGTCCGACAGGTTTGCTAATAGCCACTGACGTGGCTGCTCGTGGCCTGGACATACCGAATGTGGAGCATGTGATCCACTACCAAGTGCCGCGCACCAGTGAGAACTACGTACACCGATCGGGACGCACAGCACGAGCGAATAAGCATGGCATAACAGTCATGTTCATGGAGCCGGGAGAGGTCAAGAGCTATGTGAAGCTGTACAAAACATTGGAGAGAA CTGAGGATCTGCCGCTTTTCCCCATTTCGGAGCGTTTTCTGGGAGCTGTCCGCGAGCGTGTGAATCTGGCGCGAGATCTGGACAAGGAggagctgaagctgaagcGCGTGCAGAGTGAGCGCGGCTGGATGAAGAAGCACGCTGAGGAAATGGACATGATTATTGATGGCTACAATGACGAATC TGGCAGTGACCAGGATGAGGACCCCTTTGTGATTGAGCGACGTCGCAATCGGCTGCGCGTGGAGACGGTCAGAGCCCAGCTTAATGCCCTGCTGGCGCAGCCCATCTTCCCCAGAGGCTTCAGCTTCAAGTATCCCAACAGCGAGGCGACCCAATTAGCCACGAGTCATACTCAAAGCGCCGTGGAGACCATGAAGGCAGCTATAGAAGACCAGAAGCAGGCCAAAAAAGATCGCAACAAGCGAAAACGAAATGCCTAA